In the genome of Tripterygium wilfordii isolate XIE 37 chromosome 19, ASM1340144v1, whole genome shotgun sequence, one region contains:
- the LOC119985255 gene encoding cytochrome P450 71D9-like, translated as MELQSSSLFPILLCFVFFIFMAMKIGKRSKSTSKLPPGPWKLPLIGNLHQMVGSLPHHALRDLAKKYGPFMYLQLGQVPTIVVSSADYAKEVMKTHDINFAKRPYNLAADIIFYNFKDVLFAPYGEYWRQMRKICTVEVLSGRRVQATRPIREEETFEFIKSISLKARSKINLSRILNSLTFAITFKAAFGGSSERHGTFVPLLREIIEVIAGFSLVDMFPDIKFFHMISGMRTRLEKLHHEIDQILESLINEHRLHRSRIDSSDANNILDILLNLQEHGDFSFTTDNIKAVVLDIFLAGTDTSATSLEWAMSELLKNPRVMAKTQAEVRRVFDKKGYVDEAALEELEFLGTVIKETLRLHPPAPLLAPRECRERCQINGYEIPEKTHIIINAWVIGRDPNYWTEAERFYPERFDGSSIDYKGNNFEFLPFGAGRRACPGLSFGIANTKLPLAQLLYHFDWKLPDNIKQEDLDMTENTGITVGRKNDLILVPIPYNPPVIEGN; from the exons ATGGAACTCCAATCTTCCTCATTATTCCCAATCCTTTTGTGCTTCGTCTTCTTTATTTTCATGGCCATGAAAATAGGGAAAAGATCCAAATCAACCTCAAAACTACCTCCCGGGCCATGGAAGCTACCTCTTATAGGAAACCTTCACCAAATGGTTGGCTCTCTACCCCACCATGCTCTGCGTGATTTGGCGAAGAAGTACGGACCATTTATGTACCTACAACTTGGACAAGTTCCTACTATTGTTGTTTCTTCGGCTGATTACGCGAAAGAAGTAATGAAAACACATGACATTAATTTTGCCAAAAGACCTTACAATCTTGCTGCGGATATCATATTCTATAATTTTAAAGATGTTCTATTTGCGCCATATGGAGAGTACTGGAGACAGATGCGTAAAATATGCACAGTGGAGGTCTTAAGTGGAAGAAGGGTTCAAGCGACTCGACCAATCAGAGAAGAAGAGACATTTGAGTTCATTAAATCCATTTCTCTCAAGGCGAGGTCAAAAATTAACCTCAGCCGCATATTAAATTCTTTAACATTTGCAATCACATTTAAGGCAGCATTTGGTGGGAGTAGTGAGAGGCATGGAACATTTGTTCCACTTTTAAGAGAAATAATAGAGGTTATCGCAGGTTTCAGTCTAGTTGATATGTTTCCAGACATAAAATTCTTTCATATGATCAGTGGGATGAGGACTCGACTTGAGAAACTGCATCATGAAATCGATCAGATACTTGAAAGCCTAATCAATGAACATAGACTTCACAGATCAAGAATCGATTCTAGTGATGCCAATAATATTTTAgacattctcttgaatcttcaagAACATGGAGACTTCTCCTTTACAACAGACAACATCAAAGCAGTTGTACTG GACATTTTCTTGGCTGGCACTGATACATCCGCTACAAGTTTAGAATGGGCAATGTCAGAACTGCTAAAGAATCCGAGAGTGATGGCAAAAACTCAAGCAGAGGTGAGGCGggtctttgataaaaaaggATATGTAGATGAGGCAGCACTTGAAGAACTAGAATTCTTGGGAACAGTTATCAAAGAAACTCTAAGGTTACACCCTCCAGCTCCATTGTTAGCTCCAAGAGAATGTAGAGAGAGATGTCAGATTAATGGATATGAGATACCTGAAAAGACCCACATTATCATCAATGCATGGGTTATTGGAAGAGATCCCAACTATTGGACTGAAGCAGAGAGATTCTATCCGGAGAGATTCGACGGTAGCTCAATTGACTACAAGGGAAATAACTTTGAATTTCTCCCATTTGGTGCTGGAAGGAGGGCATGTCCTGGATTGTCATTTGGGATAGCTAACACTAAGCTCCCGCTTGCACAGTTACTATACCATTTTGATTGGAAACTCCCTGATAACATCAAACAAGAAGATCTAGATATGACTGAAAATACTGGTATTACAGTTGGAAGAAAAAATGATTTAATCCTAGTTCCCATTCCTTATAATCCCCCTGTTATTGAGGGAAACTAG